The Streptomyces sp. NL15-2K genome contains a region encoding:
- a CDS encoding TIGR04222 domain-containing membrane protein, translating into MDSDTTVGLEPYEVALLRGGPRAAVTVAVVALHLRGAVEAGRPGTLRKTGAASSATGDAPPHRHPLEKAVRVGLYRPAGIRELLSRAVVRRALARMRAGLAAAGLLRSVMPGPTRAARRHLAALRERHPLPDGPEGLAEETVLLAVALYGDQALTALLPLFTRDSGLIGRDALADEGLFPFGRGSGIGGWISGDEGTAADGDGGSGGGHGYGYGGGGDYGGGGGGGGGSD; encoded by the coding sequence ATGGACAGCGATACGACGGTCGGGCTGGAGCCTTACGAGGTCGCGCTGCTGCGGGGCGGTCCGCGCGCCGCCGTCACGGTCGCCGTCGTCGCCCTGCACCTGCGGGGCGCCGTCGAAGCCGGCCGACCAGGCACACTGCGCAAGACGGGGGCGGCGTCGTCGGCCACGGGGGACGCGCCGCCCCACCGCCACCCCTTGGAGAAGGCGGTACGCGTCGGCCTGTACCGGCCCGCGGGCATCCGGGAGTTGCTCAGCCGGGCCGTCGTACGCCGGGCGCTGGCGCGCATGCGGGCCGGCCTCGCGGCGGCCGGACTGCTGCGGTCCGTGATGCCGGGCCCGACCCGCGCCGCCCGCCGTCACCTGGCGGCCCTTCGGGAGCGGCATCCGCTCCCCGACGGCCCGGAGGGGCTGGCGGAGGAGACCGTACTGCTCGCCGTCGCGCTCTACGGCGACCAGGCCCTGACCGCTCTCCTGCCGCTCTTCACCCGTGACTCCGGGCTCATCGGCCGGGACGCACTGGCCGACGAGGGACTCTTCCCGTTCGGCCGGGGCAGCGGCATCGGCGGGTGGATCAGCGGCGACGAAGGCACGGCCGCGGACGGCGACGGCGGATCCGGCGGAGGCCACGGATACGGGTACGGCGGCGGAGGCGACTACGGAGGTGGCGGCGGGGGCGGCGGCGGCTCGGACTGA
- a CDS encoding MCE family protein, with translation MRVLRLRLYGVVFLVVLTLLLSLSVAVYRQVFTPVVRITLEADSLGNQLDPRADVKLRGLLVGEVREVHADGTKATLDIALKPEHVAHIPSDAHARLLPKTLFGEKYVDLVAPARSSARPIRAGDVITQDRTRVGIELQQLMDDLLPLLRTVQPGKLNATLSAFATALEGRGDRIGDNLTRVEAYLRRLNPHLPSLTEDIARFADVAEVYGDAAPDLMEILRNTVTTSRTIVEQKDRLAAALKTTATVAGTAEDFLDANGDRLITLGRVSRPTLELFARYSPEYPCLLAGLVRQEKASEEAFRGGKMHITLEVVRQQGAYEPGEEPRYGERSGPDCRDLPHPPVPAPGAHLDDGSKPGSSSSGPPGVSATRAEQRAVGSLVAPVLGVPADEVPPVATLLFGPLARGTAVSVA, from the coding sequence ATGAGGGTGCTGAGACTGCGGTTGTACGGCGTGGTGTTCCTCGTCGTGCTCACACTGCTGCTGTCCCTGTCCGTCGCCGTCTACCGGCAGGTGTTCACGCCGGTCGTGCGGATCACGCTGGAGGCCGACAGCCTCGGCAACCAGCTCGATCCACGCGCCGACGTCAAGCTGCGCGGGCTGCTGGTCGGCGAGGTGCGCGAGGTACACGCCGACGGGACGAAGGCGACCCTGGATATCGCCCTCAAGCCTGAGCACGTAGCCCACATCCCGTCCGACGCGCACGCGCGGCTGCTGCCCAAGACGCTCTTCGGCGAGAAGTACGTCGACCTGGTCGCGCCCGCGCGCTCCTCCGCCCGGCCCATCCGCGCCGGGGACGTCATCACCCAGGACCGCACCCGCGTCGGCATCGAGCTCCAGCAGCTGATGGACGACCTGCTGCCGCTGCTGCGGACCGTCCAGCCCGGCAAGCTCAACGCCACGCTCTCCGCGTTCGCCACCGCTCTCGAAGGGCGCGGCGACCGGATCGGCGACAACCTCACGCGCGTGGAGGCCTACCTGCGCCGCCTCAATCCGCACCTGCCGTCCCTGACGGAGGACATCGCACGCTTCGCCGACGTCGCCGAGGTCTACGGCGACGCCGCGCCCGACCTGATGGAGATCCTGCGCAACACCGTCACCACCAGCCGCACGATCGTCGAGCAGAAGGACCGGCTGGCCGCGGCGCTGAAGACCACGGCCACCGTCGCGGGCACCGCCGAGGACTTCCTCGACGCCAACGGCGACCGGCTGATCACCCTCGGCCGGGTCTCACGGCCCACGCTGGAGCTGTTCGCCCGCTACTCCCCCGAGTACCCCTGCCTGCTGGCCGGCCTGGTCCGGCAGGAGAAGGCGTCCGAGGAGGCGTTCCGGGGCGGCAAGATGCACATCACGCTGGAGGTCGTACGGCAGCAGGGGGCGTACGAGCCGGGTGAGGAGCCGCGTTACGGCGAGCGGTCGGGGCCGGACTGCCGTGATCTGCCGCATCCGCCGGTGCCGGCGCCCGGGGCCCACCTCGACGACGGTTCGAAGCCGGGGAGTTCGTCCTCCGGTCCGCCGGGCGTCTCCGCCACCCGGGCCGAGCAGCGCGCCGTCGGCTCGCTCGTGGCGCCCGTCCTGGGCGTGCCCGCCGACGAGGTGCCGCCGGTCGCGACGCTGCTGTTCGGGCCGCTGGCACGCGGGACGGCGGTGAGCGTCGCATGA
- a CDS encoding MlaD family protein has product MITRTVKAQLLAFATLTAVGVSYVGAEYTGLVDEVLDRGYTVRADFADSGGIFPGAEVTYRGVPVGRVGALRLTGPDGVSVALDIDDGAPRIPADTLAVVANRSAVGEQYVDLQPRTSHGPYLLDGSTIPRTGTRVPLPATDLVLSLDRLVNSVGKDDLRVTVDELDKAFSGTGPNLSRLVNSGNSLVESASEALPETISLIEDSRKVLKTQADQGSSIKAFARDLAALTAQLKASDGDLRKLIGNARPAAQEVNSLLRSVSPRLSVLLANLISGGQVMVARLPGVEQALVTFPVMVAGSYTVVPGDGTTHFGLVVNADDPPACTQGYGTTRRDPSDTSTREANTDARCTLPRGSESSVRGAQNAPGAAAASGGANRTAYVTPYDPETGTTTGPDGRYVEIGSAGGQQAVFGKESWQWLLVGPMA; this is encoded by the coding sequence GTGATCACACGTACGGTCAAGGCCCAGTTGCTCGCCTTCGCCACCCTCACCGCCGTCGGGGTGTCGTACGTCGGCGCCGAGTACACCGGCCTGGTGGACGAGGTCCTGGACCGCGGTTACACCGTGCGGGCGGACTTCGCCGACTCCGGGGGGATCTTCCCGGGAGCCGAGGTCACCTACCGCGGGGTGCCGGTGGGCCGGGTCGGCGCGCTGCGGCTGACAGGGCCCGACGGGGTGTCCGTCGCGCTCGACATCGACGACGGGGCGCCGCGCATCCCGGCGGACACCCTCGCGGTCGTGGCGAACCGTTCGGCGGTCGGCGAGCAGTACGTCGACCTGCAGCCGCGTACCTCCCACGGCCCGTATCTCCTCGACGGCAGCACGATCCCGCGCACCGGCACGCGCGTGCCGCTGCCGGCCACGGACCTCGTCCTCAGTCTGGACCGGCTGGTGAACTCGGTCGGCAAGGACGATCTGCGGGTCACCGTCGACGAGTTGGACAAGGCCTTCTCCGGCACCGGACCGAACCTGAGCCGCCTGGTGAACTCGGGCAACTCACTCGTGGAGTCGGCGTCGGAAGCGCTCCCGGAGACGATCTCGCTGATCGAGGACTCCCGGAAGGTCCTCAAGACGCAGGCCGACCAGGGCTCGTCCATCAAGGCGTTCGCGCGTGATCTGGCGGCGCTCACCGCCCAGTTGAAGGCGAGCGACGGTGACCTGCGCAAGCTGATCGGCAACGCGAGGCCGGCCGCTCAGGAGGTCAATTCCCTCCTGAGGTCCGTATCGCCGCGTCTGTCGGTGCTCCTGGCCAATCTGATCAGCGGCGGCCAGGTCATGGTGGCGCGGCTGCCCGGGGTGGAGCAGGCCCTGGTCACCTTCCCGGTGATGGTCGCGGGCAGCTACACCGTCGTCCCGGGCGACGGCACCACCCACTTCGGCCTGGTGGTGAACGCCGACGACCCGCCCGCCTGCACCCAGGGGTACGGCACGACTCGCCGCGACCCCTCCGACACCAGCACACGCGAGGCGAACACCGACGCGCGCTGCACGCTCCCGCGCGGCAGCGAGTCGTCGGTGCGGGGCGCGCAGAACGCCCCCGGCGCTGCCGCCGCTTCCGGCGGCGCGAACCGGACGGCGTACGTCACGCCGTACGACCCGGAGACCGGCACCACCACCGGCCCGGACGGAAGGTACGTCGAGATCGGCTCGGCGGGCGGCCAACAGGCCGTGTTCGGAAAGGAGTCGTGGCAATGGCTGCTCGTTGGCCCCATGGCATGA
- a CDS encoding MCE family protein, with the protein MSNRWKKRLALLTALTLVAALTYVLWPRPEPVRVTAYFPRTVGIYPGSDVRVLGVRIGEVRKITPEGDRVRVDLEYDAGREVPADAQAAIINSSVVSDRYLQLLPVYRSGPVLRTGDEIPESRTAVPVELDRVFDSLHSTADALGPEGANKDGSLSRLLGVSADNLDGQGKNLHRTVEDLSEAITTLSDGRTDLFGTVRNLQVFTAALAADDKSVRSFNSSLATVAEQLTGEREDLAAALKHLGTALGDVSGFVKKNKKSLTSNVAGLSKVTKVLVTQRAALEELLEVAPTGMSNLNNAYNPSAGTLDTRNNPNQPQDPASLLCSVLRTTGDETDCAELRDLFDSLPKVPRGPAVTGTVDRTLGGILGASA; encoded by the coding sequence GTGAGCAACCGTTGGAAGAAGCGCCTGGCCCTACTGACCGCCCTCACCCTGGTCGCCGCGCTCACCTACGTCCTGTGGCCGCGCCCCGAGCCGGTCCGTGTCACGGCATACTTCCCGCGCACGGTCGGCATCTACCCCGGCTCGGACGTCCGCGTGCTCGGAGTCCGGATCGGCGAGGTCAGGAAGATCACGCCGGAGGGCGACCGGGTGCGGGTCGACCTGGAGTACGACGCGGGCCGCGAGGTTCCGGCGGACGCACAGGCCGCGATCATCAACTCCTCGGTGGTCAGCGACCGTTACCTGCAGCTGCTGCCGGTGTACCGGAGCGGTCCGGTGCTGCGGACGGGGGACGAGATCCCCGAGTCGCGCACAGCCGTACCGGTCGAGTTGGACCGCGTCTTCGACAGCCTGCACAGCACTGCCGACGCGCTCGGCCCGGAGGGTGCGAACAAGGACGGCTCCTTGTCGCGGCTGCTGGGGGTGAGCGCCGACAACCTCGACGGCCAGGGCAAGAACCTCCATCGGACGGTCGAGGACCTCTCGGAGGCGATCACGACGCTCTCCGACGGCCGCACGGACCTGTTCGGCACGGTCCGCAACCTCCAGGTGTTCACGGCGGCGCTGGCGGCCGACGACAAGAGCGTGCGGTCCTTCAACAGCAGCCTCGCGACGGTCGCCGAGCAACTGACGGGCGAGCGCGAGGACCTGGCGGCCGCGTTGAAACACCTCGGCACGGCGCTCGGCGACGTGTCCGGCTTCGTGAAGAAGAACAAGAAGTCGCTGACGTCGAACGTGGCGGGCCTGAGCAAGGTGACCAAGGTGCTCGTCACACAACGGGCGGCGCTGGAGGAGCTGTTGGAGGTCGCGCCCACGGGCATGTCGAACCTCAACAACGCCTACAACCCTTCCGCGGGCACCCTCGACACCCGCAACAATCCGAACCAGCCCCAGGATCCGGCTTCACTGCTGTGCTCCGTGCTGAGAACCACCGGGGACGAGACCGACTGCGCGGAGTTGAGGGACCTGTTCGACTCCCTGCCCAAGGTGCCGCGGGGCCCGGCGGTCACCGGCACGGTCGACCGGACGCTCGGCGGAATCCTGGGGGCGAGCGCATGA
- a CDS encoding ABC transporter permease codes for MALLDRLEDLGAQLSFYGRSLAWTGRTLRRYKKEILRLLAEVSFGRGALAVVGGTVGVIAFLSFFTGTEVGLQGYAALNQLGTSNFVAFLSAYFNTREIAPLVAGLALSATVGAGFTAQLGAMRISEETDALEVMGVPSLPFLVTTRMIAGFVAVIPLYVIGLLSSYLAARTITTGYYGQSAGTYDHYFQQYLPPVDVLWSFGKVLVFAVLIILVHCFYGYYASGGPAGVGVAVGRAVRTSIVAINVLDFFLSLAIWGAGTTVRIAG; via the coding sequence ATGGCGCTGCTCGATCGTCTGGAGGACCTGGGCGCCCAGCTGTCCTTCTACGGCCGCTCACTGGCCTGGACCGGCCGCACCCTGCGCCGCTACAAGAAGGAGATCCTGCGCCTGCTCGCCGAGGTGAGCTTCGGCCGCGGCGCCCTCGCCGTCGTGGGCGGCACGGTCGGGGTGATCGCCTTCCTGTCGTTCTTCACCGGCACGGAGGTGGGCCTCCAGGGCTACGCCGCGCTCAACCAGCTCGGCACCTCCAACTTCGTGGCGTTCCTGTCGGCGTACTTCAACACCCGGGAGATCGCCCCGCTGGTGGCCGGGCTCGCCCTGTCCGCGACCGTCGGCGCGGGATTCACCGCCCAGCTGGGCGCGATGCGGATCAGCGAGGAGACCGACGCCCTGGAGGTCATGGGCGTGCCCTCGCTGCCGTTCCTGGTGACGACCCGGATGATCGCCGGGTTCGTCGCCGTGATCCCGCTGTACGTGATCGGGCTGCTGTCCTCGTACCTCGCCGCCCGGACCATCACCACCGGCTACTACGGGCAGTCCGCGGGCACCTACGACCACTACTTCCAGCAGTACCTGCCCCCGGTCGACGTGCTGTGGTCCTTCGGCAAGGTGCTCGTCTTCGCCGTGCTGATCATCCTGGTGCACTGCTTCTACGGCTACTACGCGAGCGGCGGCCCGGCGGGCGTCGGCGTCGCGGTGGGCCGCGCCGTGCGGACGTCGATCGTGGCGATCAACGTCCTCGACTTCTTCCTGTCGCTGGCGATCTGGGGCGCCGGCACGACCGTACGGATCGCGGGGTGA
- a CDS encoding 2-hydroxy-3-oxopropionate reductase: MSKPLPKIAWIGLGIMGSPMSENLIKAGYDVTGFTLEQEKLDRLSAAGGTAAGSIAEAVRDADVIITMVPASPQVEAIAYGPHGILENARSGALLIDMSSITPQTSVDLANAAKDKGIRVLDAPVSGGEAGAVEAVLSIMAGGEQADFDRARPIFEALGRTIVLCGPHGSGQTVKAANQLIVAVNIQACAEAVVFLEKSGVDLKAALDVLGGGLAGSTVLTRKKDNFLGRDFRPGFRIDLHHKDMGIVTDAARDVGAALPVGAVVAQLVASLRAQGDGGLDHSALLRAVERLSGARL; the protein is encoded by the coding sequence ATGAGCAAGCCACTTCCCAAGATCGCATGGATCGGCCTCGGCATCATGGGCTCCCCCATGTCCGAGAACCTGATCAAGGCGGGTTACGACGTCACCGGCTTCACCCTGGAGCAGGAGAAGCTGGACCGCCTGTCCGCCGCCGGCGGCACCGCGGCCGGTTCGATCGCCGAGGCCGTCCGCGACGCCGACGTGATCATCACGATGGTGCCCGCGTCGCCGCAGGTCGAGGCCATCGCGTACGGCCCGCACGGCATCCTGGAGAACGCCAGGTCCGGCGCCCTGCTGATCGACATGTCCTCCATCACCCCGCAGACCTCGGTCGACCTCGCGAACGCGGCGAAGGACAAGGGCATCCGGGTGCTCGACGCGCCCGTGTCCGGCGGTGAGGCCGGTGCCGTCGAGGCCGTGCTGTCCATCATGGCCGGCGGCGAGCAGGCCGACTTCGACCGGGCGAGGCCGATCTTCGAGGCGCTCGGCAGGACCATCGTGCTGTGCGGCCCGCACGGCTCGGGACAGACCGTGAAGGCCGCCAACCAGCTGATCGTCGCCGTGAACATCCAGGCGTGCGCGGAGGCCGTCGTCTTCCTGGAGAAGTCCGGCGTGGATCTGAAGGCGGCGCTGGACGTGCTGGGCGGCGGGCTCGCGGGCTCGACCGTGCTGACCCGCAAGAAGGACAACTTCCTCGGCCGCGACTTCAGGCCGGGCTTCCGTATCGACCTGCACCACAAGGACATGGGCATCGTCACGGACGCCGCCCGCGACGTCGGCGCGGCCCTGCCCGTCGGTGCCGTGGTCGCCCAGCTGGTCGCGAGCCTGCGGGCGCAGGGGGACGGCGGCCTGGACCACTCGGCGCTGCTGCGGGCGGTGGAGCGCCTGTCGGGCGCCCGGCTCTGA
- a CDS encoding DotI/IcmL family type IV secretion protein translates to MRPRAVTAGLVVASVLTTALAIWLSLGLREQRVAEQRRQDVLAAARRSALNFTSLDYRHYRRDSANVLKEATGDFKKQFAAQTEQLTRLVTENRSVSEGQVLEAGIVRSDEDSARVLVVADSKVTNTAVPDGEARTYRLRLDLVHRDGRWLTSDVEFVG, encoded by the coding sequence ATGCGACCCAGGGCGGTGACGGCCGGGCTCGTCGTGGCGAGCGTCCTCACCACCGCGCTGGCCATCTGGCTGAGCCTCGGCCTCCGCGAACAGCGCGTGGCGGAGCAGCGGCGCCAGGACGTCCTCGCCGCGGCCCGCCGGTCGGCGCTGAACTTCACCTCGCTCGACTACCGGCACTACCGCCGGGACAGCGCGAACGTGCTCAAGGAGGCCACCGGCGACTTCAAGAAGCAGTTCGCCGCCCAGACCGAGCAACTGACCAGGCTCGTCACCGAGAACAGGTCCGTGTCCGAGGGCCAGGTCCTGGAGGCGGGCATCGTCCGGTCCGACGAGGACTCGGCCCGCGTCCTGGTGGTGGCCGACAGCAAGGTGACGAACACCGCCGTGCCCGACGGTGAGGCGCGCACCTACCGGCTGCGCCTCGACCTGGTGCACCGGGACGGCCGCTGGCTGACCTCCGACGTCGAGTTCGTCGGCTGA
- a CDS encoding MCE family protein, producing MSVRRKGGAAAWAAVGSLLLSGCEFNGWYDVQLPGGAAADGHAYHVTVEFRDVLDLVPQSAVKVNNVTVGAVEKVELDGWHARVRLRVADSVKLPANAVAELRQTSMLGEKYVALSAPARTAPVGRLGDGDRVPLSRSGRNPEIEEVLSALSALLNGGGVAQLKTITVELNKALEGRESRVKSLLKELDTFMGGLDDQRADIVRALQAVDRLAKRLGKEKTTIAEAVDAMPPALKVLADQRRDLTRMLTALSELGKTGTKVVKASREDTVAGLRQLRPILRQLNKAGADLPNSLEILTTYPFPRNAVDAIKGDYVNLHITADLDLAGLYGNLTDEPGRGGDGDPQGPGLPETPDLPDVPDLPDVPGVPTPTALPSAPSVPSPSAPSDGGRLLCPPVCTSGYTSSGGLPEGIDLELAELMLKGVQP from the coding sequence ATGAGCGTACGGCGCAAGGGCGGGGCGGCCGCCTGGGCGGCCGTCGGCTCGCTGCTGCTGTCCGGCTGCGAGTTCAACGGCTGGTACGACGTCCAGCTGCCCGGCGGCGCGGCGGCCGACGGGCACGCGTACCACGTCACCGTCGAGTTCCGGGACGTCCTGGACCTGGTGCCGCAGTCGGCGGTGAAGGTCAACAACGTCACCGTGGGCGCGGTGGAGAAGGTCGAGCTGGACGGCTGGCACGCGCGCGTGCGGCTGCGGGTCGCCGACTCGGTGAAGCTGCCCGCCAACGCGGTCGCCGAGCTGCGGCAGACCAGCATGCTCGGCGAGAAGTACGTCGCGCTCTCCGCGCCGGCTCGGACCGCGCCCGTGGGCCGGCTCGGCGACGGCGACCGCGTCCCGTTGTCCCGCAGCGGCCGCAACCCGGAGATCGAGGAGGTGTTGTCCGCGCTGTCCGCGCTGCTCAACGGCGGCGGAGTGGCCCAGCTCAAGACGATCACCGTGGAGCTGAACAAGGCGCTGGAGGGCCGGGAGAGCCGGGTGAAGTCCCTGCTCAAGGAGCTGGACACCTTCATGGGCGGCTTGGACGACCAGCGCGCGGACATCGTCCGCGCGTTGCAGGCCGTGGACCGGCTGGCCAAGCGGCTCGGGAAGGAGAAGACGACGATCGCCGAGGCCGTCGACGCGATGCCGCCCGCCCTGAAGGTCCTCGCCGACCAGCGCCGCGACCTGACGAGAATGCTCACCGCCCTGTCCGAGCTCGGCAAGACCGGCACCAAGGTGGTCAAGGCCTCGCGCGAGGACACGGTCGCGGGCCTCAGGCAGCTGCGGCCGATCCTGCGACAGCTGAACAAGGCGGGCGCCGACCTGCCCAACTCCCTCGAGATACTGACCACTTACCCGTTCCCGCGCAACGCGGTGGACGCCATCAAGGGCGACTACGTCAACCTGCACATCACCGCGGACCTCGATCTGGCGGGTCTCTACGGCAACCTGACGGACGAGCCCGGCCGTGGCGGTGACGGGGACCCCCAGGGCCCCGGGCTTCCCGAGACCCCCGACCTGCCGGACGTACCCGATCTCCCGGACGTGCCGGGCGTCCCGACGCCGACCGCGCTGCCGAGCGCACCGAGCGTGCCGTCCCCGTCGGCCCCGTCCGACGGCGGCCGCCTGCTGTGCCCGCCGGTGTGCACGAGCGGCTACACGTCCTCGGGCGGCCTGCCCGAGGGGATCGACCTGGAGCTCGCCGAGCTGATGCTGAAGGGGGTTCAGCCGTGA
- a CDS encoding MlaD family protein, producing MSTAGARQTAAPLIKFSLFALVTTLATALLAATIVNVSFTSERSYHAVFSDVTGLEEGDDIRVAGVRVGEVEGIRIKDRTLAEVTFTVSAERPLLSGTGAVIRYRNLVGQRYVALTEGAGDGTRLRPGATIPLSRTQPALDLNALLNGFKPLFAALSPKDVNQLATEIIKTLQGEGGTINSLLAHTASLTTTLAGRDKLIGSVIDNLNTVLGTLDKRGARFSGLLKQLRRVISGLSADRGPIGESLVSIGDLAEATSGLLKDARPPLKDDIAELTELTGTLNDNEETVEGVLQRLPNKLGELTGTASYGSWFNFYLCDFDGRIVLPKTKQVLTPEMHVARARCGA from the coding sequence ATGAGCACCGCAGGAGCCCGGCAGACCGCCGCCCCGCTCATCAAGTTCAGCCTCTTCGCCCTGGTGACGACTCTCGCCACGGCCCTGCTCGCCGCCACCATCGTCAACGTCTCCTTCACTTCCGAACGCTCGTACCACGCGGTGTTCAGCGACGTCACCGGCCTGGAGGAGGGCGACGACATCCGGGTGGCCGGGGTGCGGGTCGGCGAGGTCGAGGGCATCCGGATCAAGGACCGGACACTGGCGGAGGTCACCTTCACGGTCAGCGCGGAGCGACCGCTGCTCTCCGGCACGGGCGCGGTCATCCGCTACCGCAACCTGGTCGGGCAGCGGTACGTGGCGCTGACCGAGGGCGCGGGCGACGGCACCCGGCTGCGCCCGGGCGCGACGATCCCGCTCTCCCGCACCCAGCCGGCCCTCGACCTGAACGCCCTGCTGAACGGTTTCAAGCCGCTGTTCGCCGCGCTCAGCCCGAAGGACGTCAACCAGCTGGCCACCGAGATCATCAAGACCCTCCAGGGCGAGGGCGGCACCATCAACAGCCTGCTGGCGCACACGGCGTCGCTCACCACGACGCTGGCCGGCCGCGACAAGCTGATCGGCTCGGTGATCGACAACCTCAACACCGTGCTGGGCACGCTCGACAAGCGCGGCGCCCGCTTCTCCGGGCTGCTCAAGCAGCTGCGCCGGGTCATCTCGGGCCTGTCCGCCGACCGGGGGCCCATCGGGGAGTCGCTGGTGAGCATCGGTGACCTGGCGGAGGCCACCTCGGGCCTGCTGAAGGACGCGCGTCCACCGCTCAAGGACGACATCGCGGAGCTGACCGAGCTCACCGGGACGCTGAACGACAACGAGGAGACCGTGGAAGGCGTGCTGCAGCGGCTGCCGAACAAGCTGGGCGAGCTGACGGGGACGGCGTCCTACGGCTCGTGGTTCAACTTCTACCTGTGCGACTTCGACGGCCGGATCGTGCTGCCGAAGACGAAGCAGGTACTCACGCCCGAGATGCACGTGGCGAGGGCGAGGTGCGGGGCATGA
- a CDS encoding TIM barrel protein, whose amino-acid sequence MGFADQRFNVNLSILFTELPLLERPAAAAAAGFTAVELWWPWTDSPTPERSELDALKRAIESAGVQLTGLNFYAGRLPGPDRGALSIPGEESERFRANIDVTAGFAEALGCTALNALYGNRVEGVDPAEQDALALENLVVAARTADRIGAILLIKALNRPESPLYPLVSAPAAVAIVDKVNDATGLGNARFLMDLYHLSMNGEDLPSVIERYASKTGHVQIADNPGRGAPGTGSLPLEDLLGRLGKAGYDGWVGLEYKPGDRPSAEAFDWLTR is encoded by the coding sequence GTGGGATTCGCAGACCAGCGCTTCAACGTCAACCTGTCGATCCTCTTCACCGAACTCCCGCTCCTGGAGCGCCCCGCGGCCGCCGCCGCGGCCGGCTTCACCGCGGTCGAGCTGTGGTGGCCCTGGACCGACTCCCCCACCCCCGAGCGGTCCGAGCTCGACGCCCTGAAGCGGGCGATCGAAAGCGCGGGCGTCCAGCTCACGGGCCTGAACTTCTACGCGGGCCGGCTGCCGGGCCCGGACCGCGGCGCCCTGTCGATCCCGGGCGAGGAGTCGGAGCGGTTCCGCGCCAACATCGACGTGACCGCCGGCTTCGCCGAGGCGCTCGGCTGCACGGCCCTCAACGCGCTGTACGGCAACCGCGTCGAGGGCGTGGACCCGGCCGAGCAGGACGCGCTGGCGCTGGAGAACCTGGTAGTCGCGGCCCGGACCGCCGACCGGATCGGCGCGATCCTGCTGATCAAGGCCCTGAACCGGCCCGAGTCGCCGCTGTACCCGCTGGTGAGCGCGCCCGCCGCCGTGGCGATCGTCGACAAGGTCAACGACGCGACCGGGCTCGGCAACGCGAGGTTCCTGATGGACCTGTACCACCTGTCGATGAACGGCGAGGACCTGCCGTCGGTGATCGAGCGGTACGCGTCGAAGACCGGCCATGTGCAGATCGCCGACAACCCGGGTCGTGGCGCGCCGGGCACGGGCTCGCTCCCCCTGGAGGACCTGCTCGGCCGGCTCGGCAAGGCCGGTTACGACGGCTGGGTCGGCCTGGAGTACAAGCCGGGCGACCGACCGAGCGCCGAGGCCTTCGACTGGCTGACCCGCTGA
- a CDS encoding MCE family protein, producing the protein MSRKHRPEPLFKVRVEPPRIRLPRIRRPRLGPFRERNPVVIGAVGLTVLALLAVAAFNADRLPVIGDGETYSAAFAEAGGLKPGDEVRIAGVKVGKVQEVDLDDDHVKVTFKIKGEPGFGTATGASIRVKTILGAKYLALHPKGTGQLKPGSEIPLKRTVSAYDVVQAFSDLTTTTEEVDTDRLAQALDTISTTFEDSPSEVRASLKGLSRISRTVASRDKALRELLDHANGVTGVLADRSSDFTALVKDGDTLFKEISKRRTAIHKLLKSSAALGVQLSGLVQDNEKEIGPALRGLNRVVEMLERNQSSLDRSIKLLAPYVRVFTNTLGNGRWFDSYVQNLVAAPVVPRTGGAQ; encoded by the coding sequence ATGAGCCGCAAACACCGCCCGGAGCCGCTGTTCAAGGTGCGCGTCGAGCCGCCCCGCATACGGCTCCCCCGCATCCGCCGCCCGCGCCTCGGCCCCTTCCGGGAGCGCAACCCAGTCGTCATCGGCGCGGTCGGCCTCACCGTCCTAGCGCTGCTGGCGGTGGCCGCGTTCAACGCCGACCGGCTGCCGGTGATCGGCGACGGCGAGACGTACAGCGCGGCCTTCGCGGAGGCGGGCGGTCTCAAGCCGGGCGACGAGGTGCGGATCGCCGGGGTCAAGGTCGGCAAGGTCCAGGAGGTCGACCTGGACGACGACCACGTCAAGGTCACCTTCAAGATCAAGGGCGAGCCGGGGTTCGGCACCGCGACCGGCGCTTCGATCCGGGTCAAGACGATCCTCGGCGCGAAGTACCTGGCCCTCCACCCGAAGGGGACCGGGCAGTTGAAGCCGGGCAGCGAGATCCCGCTGAAGCGGACCGTCTCCGCGTACGACGTCGTACAGGCGTTCAGCGATCTCACGACCACGACGGAGGAGGTCGACACCGACCGGCTGGCGCAGGCCCTGGACACCATCTCCACGACCTTCGAGGACTCCCCCTCCGAGGTACGGGCGTCCCTCAAGGGCCTGTCGCGGATCTCTCGGACGGTGGCCTCCCGCGACAAGGCCCTCAGGGAGCTCCTCGACCACGCGAACGGCGTCACGGGCGTACTCGCCGACCGGTCGAGCGACTTCACCGCCCTGGTCAAGGACGGCGACACGCTGTTCAAGGAGATCAGCAAGCGGCGTACGGCGATCCACAAGCTGCTGAAGAGCTCCGCCGCGCTCGGCGTCCAGCTCTCCGGCCTGGTCCAGGACAACGAGAAGGAGATCGGGCCCGCGCTCAGGGGCCTCAACCGCGTGGTGGAGATGCTCGAACGGAACCAATCCAGCCTGGACCGGAGCATCAAGCTCCTGGCCCCCTACGTGCGGGTCTTCACCAACACCCTCGGCAACGGCCGCTGGTTCGACTCCTACGTCCAGAACCTGGTCGCCGCCCCGGTGGTGCCGCGAACGGGAGGCGCGCAGTGA